A single genomic interval of Hyphomicrobium methylovorum harbors:
- a CDS encoding imelysin family protein, with protein sequence MAKAAVALASVIGLAFGVVVTAAGPARADAPAVKDIVQNYGNLAETIYGDALAKARDLDKAVDDLLAEPTTEKLAAARDAWKAARVPYMQSEGFRFGNRIVDDWEGRVNSWPLDEGLIDYVDAASYGDEKAENPLYTANIIANKSIRLGPKVLDASKITKEVIGQLNSALHVESNVGTGYHAIEFLLWGQDLHGTGPGAGERPVTDYDLKACTGGNCDRRRDYLKAASGLLVDDLAEMTGNWKAGGPARVALEAQGDNVALSSILTGIGSLSYGELAGERMKLGVLLHDPEEEHDCFSDNTQNSHYFDQVGMIGIWNGKYEGSKTVSGASIAELARAKAPEAAKRVDEAMANTLAKLKAIKDKADSGEMAYDQMLAAGNEAGNKMILDGVDALVAQARAIEGVVAALHLKIKMEGSDSLDNPTAVGSK encoded by the coding sequence ATGGCGAAGGCGGCGGTAGCTCTGGCGAGTGTGATTGGACTGGCGTTTGGCGTCGTCGTCACAGCGGCTGGCCCGGCGCGCGCCGATGCGCCGGCCGTAAAGGATATCGTTCAAAATTACGGGAATCTGGCGGAAACGATCTATGGCGACGCGCTGGCGAAGGCGCGCGATCTCGATAAGGCCGTTGATGATCTACTGGCTGAACCCACAACCGAAAAGCTCGCAGCGGCCCGCGACGCGTGGAAAGCGGCACGTGTTCCTTACATGCAGAGCGAAGGATTCCGGTTCGGCAACAGGATCGTGGACGATTGGGAAGGTCGTGTGAATTCCTGGCCGCTGGATGAGGGTTTGATCGATTACGTCGATGCAGCCAGCTACGGCGACGAAAAGGCAGAAAATCCTCTCTACACGGCCAATATCATTGCCAACAAATCCATTCGGCTCGGCCCGAAGGTTCTGGACGCGAGCAAGATCACCAAAGAGGTGATCGGCCAACTGAACAGTGCGCTGCACGTCGAATCGAATGTCGGCACGGGGTATCACGCCATTGAGTTTCTGCTTTGGGGGCAGGATCTGCACGGGACGGGACCCGGCGCTGGCGAACGGCCCGTTACGGACTACGATCTGAAGGCGTGCACGGGCGGGAATTGCGACCGGCGGCGCGATTATCTGAAGGCCGCGAGCGGTCTGCTGGTTGATGACCTTGCGGAGATGACCGGCAATTGGAAGGCGGGCGGACCCGCGCGGGTTGCACTTGAAGCGCAGGGCGATAACGTCGCGCTGTCGTCGATCCTGACAGGTATCGGCTCGCTGTCTTACGGTGAGCTTGCAGGCGAGCGCATGAAGCTTGGTGTGCTGCTGCACGATCCCGAGGAAGAGCACGATTGCTTCTCCGACAACACGCAGAACAGCCACTACTTCGATCAGGTCGGCATGATCGGGATCTGGAACGGAAAGTACGAGGGCTCAAAGACCGTCAGCGGCGCGAGCATCGCCGAATTGGCGCGGGCGAAGGCTCCGGAAGCCGCGAAGCGCGTGGACGAGGCGATGGCCAATACGCTCGCGAAGTTGAAGGCGATCAAAGACAAGGCCGACTCCGGCGAAATGGCCTACGACCAGATGCTGGCCGCTGGAAATGAAGCTGGCAACAAGATGATCCTCGACGGCGTAGATGCTCTCGTGGCGCAGGCGCGCGCGATCGAAGGCGTCGTCGCGGCGCTGCATCTCAAGATCAAGATGGAAGGTTCCGATAGCCTCGACAACCCGACGGCAGTTGGAAGCAAGTAG
- a CDS encoding RrF2 family transcriptional regulator — MRLTKQTGHAIRILVDCAHAGDQLVKVASISGRLGVTKQNVFKIVHILSRAGFVVALRGPNGGVRLARPAAEIRIGDIVRAIEVTRVQVEGGRNRKSPESDPANINAMFDDALGAFISVLDQHSLAELAVRSPMEIANVTGTEETTGPARTTRTRATTKRPAARGMRRT; from the coding sequence ATGCGCTTAACGAAGCAAACCGGACACGCAATCCGTATTTTGGTGGATTGTGCCCACGCAGGTGACCAGCTCGTAAAGGTTGCCAGTATTTCGGGCCGTCTGGGTGTTACGAAACAAAACGTCTTCAAGATCGTGCACATCCTGTCGCGCGCTGGCTTCGTCGTGGCCTTGCGCGGACCGAACGGTGGTGTCCGTTTGGCGCGTCCCGCCGCCGAAATTCGCATCGGCGACATCGTTCGCGCGATCGAGGTGACGCGCGTCCAAGTTGAAGGCGGACGCAACCGCAAGTCACCCGAATCCGACCCTGCGAACATCAACGCTATGTTTGATGACGCTCTGGGTGCGTTCATTTCCGTTCTCGATCAGCATTCCCTGGCCGAACTTGCGGTGCGATCGCCGATGGAGATCGCGAACGTGACGGGTACGGAAGAGACGACCGGCCCCGCACGCACGACACGAACACGTGCAACGACAAAGAGACCTGCTGCCCGCGGCATGCGCCGGACTTAG